The genomic DNA TTGGAAAATCCATCTTAAAAAGATTATTAGACGAATTATTTGAATTAATAAAATATTTTTCAGTAAAGGAAATTATATTCATAATACGTCCTAATGAACAAAAAAATAAAATAGAAGAAAACTTAAAAAAGTTAACATATGATATGGGAATATCTTATACTATTTATTATCAAGAAATCCCTCTTGGAACCGCGGATGCTATTTTAAAAGCAAAGGAATCTCTTGTTGGTCCTATAATTATAGTATTTTCTGATTCGTTATTTCATAAAATTTCTTTTAAAAAAAAAATTCACAAATTTTCTGAAAATATTATATGGACAAAAAAAGTATCAGATCCTCATTCTTTTGGTGTAGTAAAATGTAACTCTTATGGAAAAATTATAAATTTTATAGAAAAACCAAAATATTTTATTTCTGATTTAGCCATTGTTGGTTTATATTACTTTAATAGTGGATTAACTCTAAAAAAAGAATTACAATATTTAATAGATAATGATATAAAGAATAATAAAGAATATCAATTAACCTCTGTATTAGAAAATATGAGAAAAAAAGGAGAAAATTTTATAAATCAACCAGTTAAAGATTGGATGGATTTTGGAGATAAAAAAAATACAATTTCTTCAAATTCTAAAATTTTATCTATAGAATATAAAAATAATTCCAAATTAATTCATAAAAAAACTATACTTAAAAATAGTATTATTTTAAATCCATGTTATATAGAAGAATATTCAACGATAGAAAATAGTATAATTGGGCCATATGTTTCAATAGGAAAGTTTACAAAAATAAAAAATACTAATATTAAAACATCCTTAGTTCAAAATTATACAAATATAATGTACTCAAATTTAAAAAACAGTATAATAGGAAATTACGTTAATTATAAAGAATTAGAAAAAGAAATAAACTTAGGAGATTATTCTACTATTGTATAAATTGAATTCATAATTTTTTATTATATTTGAAAAAAATATAATTACCATAAAGGTAAATGAATTTTATATTTATTTTTCTTATATTACTTGGTACATTTGGAACTACAGAAATAGTAGTTATAGTTATTCTTGCGCTCTTACTTTTTGGAGGAAAAAAAATCCCGGAATTAATGAGAGGTTTGGGGACAGGACTAAAAGAATTTAAAAAAGCTTCTGAATCTGATAATGATTCTAATTCTGACACTGAAAAATAATAATATTATCCTTTCATATTTCGGAATATATTAAAAATAATTTTTCATTTAATAATTTCAATAAAAATTGATGAAAAAAATTAATGAATGACGAAGACTAAAAGTATTATGTTTTTTTTATTTTTTATAAAAAGTTTAATCGTTAATTTAAATTTAAAATTATTCAATTTCAACGATAAAAAACCTATTTCAGATGAAAAAAAAAATGTAATAAATAATATGCATAAAAATAATTTTTTTTATAAAAAAATACATACAAAATATTCGGAAGGTATGTGGTTATTACCATTTGGTAATAAATTTTTTTTTAAAAAAAAACAACTTAAAAAAAATAATTATTTATTACATTATTCATTCCACAAAAATATTGATTTTTTAAGTAAAAATGAATTAAAATTAAGATTAAGAAAAATTAATAAACACTCTCAAATAAAAATTATAAAATATAACAATATTGTTTATAAAACTGTATTAAAATATTTAAAATTAGGAAAATATCTAGGAAAAGTAATATCATTGTCAAATTATTATTTTCCAATGTTTGAAGAAAAATTAGAAAAATATGGACTTCCTATAGAATTAAAATATTTAGCAATCGTAGAATCTAGTTTAAATCCTATTAATATATCTGATGCAGGTGCAAAAGGAATATGGCAATTTATGCCTAAAACTGGAAAATCATATAATCTACATGTAAAAAATATTTATGATGAACGAAATGATCCAATAAAATCTACTGATGCTGCTTGTCGTTATTTAAAATACTTACATAAAAATATAGGTGATTGGAGCTTATCTTTAGCCGCATATAATTCTGGACCAAAAATTGTAAATAAAATTTTAAAACATCGTAAAGATAAAAAAAATTTTTGGAAATTATGGATGTCTTTTCCTAAAGAAACAAAAAATTATGTTCCTAAGTTTATTGCTGTGAATTATATAATGAATTATTATAAAAAACATAATATATCTTCATATATTCATTTTCCAAAATATAATATTAGAGATACTATATTAATACCTGTAAGAAATAAAACTTGTTTAATTTTTATTTCTAATATTTTGAATATTCCAATTCACGAATTAGTCATTTTAAATCCTAAATATTCTAAACTAACTTCTAGTAAAAATAATTTATTATTAAGAATACCTAGAAATAAAATT from Blattabacterium cuenoti includes the following:
- a CDS encoding sugar phosphate nucleotidyltransferase, whose amino-acid sequence is MKILIPIAGKGVRLYPHTLCTPKSFISIVGKSILKRLLDELFELIKYFSVKEIIFIIRPNEQKNKIEENLKKLTYDMGISYTIYYQEIPLGTADAILKAKESLVGPIIIVFSDSLFHKISFKKKIHKFSENIIWTKKVSDPHSFGVVKCNSYGKIINFIEKPKYFISDLAIVGLYYFNSGLTLKKELQYLIDNDIKNNKEYQLTSVLENMRKKGENFINQPVKDWMDFGDKKNTISSNSKILSIEYKNNSKLIHKKTILKNSIILNPCYIEEYSTIENSIIGPYVSIGKFTKIKNTNIKTSLVQNYTNIMYSNLKNSIIGNYVNYKELEKEINLGDYSTIV
- a CDS encoding Sec-independent protein translocase subunit TatA/TatB, with translation MNFIFIFLILLGTFGTTEIVVIVILALLLFGGKKIPELMRGLGTGLKEFKKASESDNDSNSDTEK
- a CDS encoding lytic transglycosylase domain-containing protein, encoding MTKTKSIMFFLFFIKSLIVNLNLKLFNFNDKKPISDEKKNVINNMHKNNFFYKKIHTKYSEGMWLLPFGNKFFFKKKQLKKNNYLLHYSFHKNIDFLSKNELKLRLRKINKHSQIKIIKYNNIVYKTVLKYLKLGKYLGKVISLSNYYFPMFEEKLEKYGLPIELKYLAIVESSLNPINISDAGAKGIWQFMPKTGKSYNLHVKNIYDERNDPIKSTDAACRYLKYLHKNIGDWSLSLAAYNSGPKIVNKILKHRKDKKNFWKLWMSFPKETKNYVPKFIAVNYIMNYYKKHNISSYIHFPKYNIRDTILIPVRNKTCLIFISNILNIPIHELVILNPKYSKLTSSKNNLLLRIPRNKILLLKYKSIIRED